Genomic DNA from Mus musculus strain C57BL/6J chromosome 11, GRCm38.p6 C57BL/6J:
TGGCGATTCAAAGGCCAATGTAACTAGACTGTAGAAATGTATGTCAGCGTGAACTTTGCACCAGTTTCTAGTAAGTTCTAAGAGTGGTTACTAGCTTTGTCAGGGAAGATGTCAGAGTGGAGATCAATAATTAGAACACTCAAAGTCCCCCAGACAAGGGAGTCAGGTTCAGACAATGGGGATACTGTAAGCCCTAGTTGAGAGTTCGGGGATTTATTGTTCCAGTTAAATGTGGTATCTCGGTTGGACATTCTAAAACAAGCCCACATCCAATCAGCATTGAGCTGCCAAGCAGAGAGTAAGGGCTGAACAACTAGAGGTTTCTTAGCAAAGGAAATGGCATAATCAAATCTGCATTGTAGATGGTTGACAGCCATGTGGAAGATGGATTCAATCTTCATAAACATGAATGATGGCCAGCCCCAGAAGATTTCTTCTGAATTCACAGAGCCTGTGCTTGGCTACTTCCTAGCCCTAGAATTGCATTCTTGGACAAGGAAGATCTATATTGTGGTGACAATGCCCTAATATGTCTGTGTCCAAAATAAACTACCCTTAGCATTCTTCTTGttgtacagttcttattttcccatCCCATTGACTCTTCTAATCAGCGGCGCCATCCCTGCAGCCTCCCTTGAACACTGGGCCTCAGGATCCGAGCAGTCCCACGACAAGGTCCTCCAAGTTAATTCCTCTCCCCCTACCTTGTTCATATGTAGAAACAAGGCAGAGGACATAAGAATGTTTTCTGGGGGCATTCTCAAACATAAGTCTAGTCAAGCAAACAAAATGAACTGATTATGGCTCATAGAGCAGACCTGCTGGAACTGCATTTATTTAATGGATGATAATACAGGACAAGCAGGAGGGGCTAAGGAACTCTCTATTGTAAAGCAATACAACATCCTGCAGCAGTGGATATCAAACTCCTAGGCACAAGCATGACCTCTGGGGTATGGGTTCTTCTTAGCAGGAGTTAGGAGGCTGGAGAGCTGTATCAGTGGTAatagcacatactgctcttccagagaacctcagCACAGTTCCAAGAGTCCCCGAGAGGTGTCCAGAACTTACTGTTACTCCAGATCCAGGTGGGATTTAACACCTTTGGTCTCCTCAGACTCCTGCATCCAGTGCAGGTATACCAACACACCTCACTACACATGAacatgatttaaaataatgtttaaacaTTTGAGAGTGGTACATTTAAAAATCTGACTTCCTGTCTATTGGAAGATAGAACTCACCTGAAATGCTACCAGGGATTTTGGGCCCATTCCTATCCTACAAGAGCAGTATTGAGATCTGTGAGGTGGTTTTCTTCATCCCCTGGCTTTACTGGATGGGGTGCAAGCCATGTCCAGGCTTGACTGCTGCTTCTCTCTGAATTGTTGGGGTTCATGAAGGATGCTGCAGAGGATCAGCGATGAAAAGGCAAGCCCTCTGTTCAGAGGAGAATCTCTCCAGGACATGTTTAGCATCTGTTATATTTTCTTGATCTCTCCACTTCATCTACAAGCCTAAGGTGTCCCATATCTGTCTCTATCACAACACTGTTCCTCTGTCTCTCATAGCTGACATTGTTTGTGATGATCTATGTCACCTTCTGTGTAGCCTCATTGTCTGTCTTTATTCTTGCTCACGCATCTGGACCTGCCATCCATCTGTCCTCCAGTTCCTTCATCCAGGCCTGGTTCTGCTCTTTGCTTCTGCAGTTTAACTCAACAACTGGACAGCTTTGCTTTCAAGATGATGACATGAAGTAGCCTCACTTGCAGCCATCACAGTTTCTCCAGCTTCTCCACTAAACTCTGGTTCATTAGATCATCAATCTAGATTCTTCTTACATTTCTCTGTATCTCTGCTTCTCAGGACTCTGAAACTTCTTGAATGCTTCTGTGGCCTGTTAGTCTTTTACAGCCCTttttgtagcacacacacacacacacacacacacacacacacacacacacacaacacagagagacacatttaCAGTTTGTTATGTAGTATGTGATCCAAGAGTTAGCAGTAATAATTAGGGTTGAAATAGAAAAAGCTGTGTTTTCTTGGCCAAAGTTGCCAAAGAAAGCAAAACTGTCTGACCAGTTGTTTCCTTACGACTGCTGTGTCTTAAGCTAATTGGTAAttgtgtatacctttaatcccagagctagtgaggcacaggcaggtggatctctatggttgaggcaagcctggtctacagagccagttccaggaaatccagggcaatAGAGAAAAACTCTgtcacaacaaacaaaaaacaaacaacaaaagccaaaaaaaacaaaaaacaagcaagcaagcaaacaacaatcAAAACCCCACAACACTGCTGTTGTGAGTTTATGGTTATTCCAAAAACAtggcattaaaaacaaatagaaggggttttgttttgtttgcctatGTTTTGACATGACATCCACACAACAGAAGGGGAAAGTTACAGATACCCAGGAATGTCTCCTCAACATGATGGAAGGACTGGACACACATGGAACAAAGCATGTAACCAAACAAACCCCCTCAACCTCTGAGAAGGAACCATACAGAAAGAAGACATTCCAAAGTCAGCCCATGGTGTGTAGGGCATTCCCACAGCTCTTGGACTGTGCAACTACAGCTCTGTCTCTGAGTCTATAGTCTGGAGAGCAAAGTAGGCAAGCTCTCTGCTGGGGACAAGAGATTCTGCATGCTCTCCTATGGCTCTCATCCTTCCACTGCTCAAGTATGTAGCCTTCTGTATGAAGACCTGACTTACAGAAAAGCACTGGTCAAAGAACCAGCCATCATACTGGAACCTGACTCTTTATTTTCAACCGACCCCAATCAGTTTGAAGTCTCTGAGTATCCATCTCTTCCGGGAGTGACTTCATTACCTATTCTGCACATAAGAGGGGTCCATATTCCACAGTGTTTAGGTATCATCTATAAAGCCCCAAAGGATAAAATCACCATCTCTCTCTTTATGTAACTGGATGTCCAGGAAGCTTCAGGTACGCCCTGACACTCCTCACTGagagtctctgcttcagctcATATTCCAAGATGCTGGTATACACAGAACTAAATACTTCCTTGTATGAATATGAGATCATCGCTCATCCAAGAGCCAAGCAGTGATGTAAAGAGGGACACAATGCTAAACTGTGTTCCTGACTTTTTCCTGGTTATTATTTGAACCAACCTAGGAACAATACTCTAATTGTAACTAGAGACAAGTCAGatatgaaatataaaaagagTCAAGTTCTCAGCATACGCCACTGGAAAGCTGTTTTTTCTATATTTCCTGATTGACTGCCTCCTCCCACACCCATGCTTCTACATTTACTGAGGGTATAAATTGCTTCGTGAGTTCAACCCAGTCAGAGCCAacatgaagacagccacagtctTTGTTCTGGTAGCTTTGATTTTCATGACAATGACTACTGCCTGGGCTCTGTCTAACCCCAAAGGTAAGTGTGTTAAGGGGATCCAAGCTGAAAACAGAGGGCTCAAAACCCACTAGGACCTGGGGATGAGCTAACACAGGGGGAGAGCCATGTACACACTGAATCAAATTTGCTCCTTTGGGGCTATAATAGTGACTTCTCTACATTtcttggagaaagagagagacagacacagacacagacacagacagacagacggacaggcagacagaggaaAATCTATCTGACAGAAGCTGGCACAGAGATCAGGGCACCTGCCCTAGTTTGGAGATGTGCCTTGCATTTGAGACTTGTGAAAGTACATGCTGAGTGATCAACCATGGGTCTGCAGTGATGAGAGATGTGTGACTGTCACTAGAGATTTTATGGAATCTTCTAAGGTGTAAAGAAGGCGCTGTGATGAGGGAAGTTTCTTTCTACTGAGACTGCATAGGCTGTGGAAGGGCAGAACACTCTCCCAAGGGCAGGAATCAACAGCTGGGCTTAAGTGTGGGACAGGAGCTGGTGAAGCTGAGGGAAGTGCCCTGTGGTGCAGAGGAGGGTACAGAGTATGCCAGTCTCCTGCAGGTGATGAGCCTTCAGATATCCAGCATCAATTCTCAACCTTGCCTTTCTGACTGTGTCAGGCTCTATAAACACCATTGTAtgtttcaaaattagaaaaacCTGGCGCTTGTCCTAAGCCGCCCCCACGCAGTTTTGGAACTTGTGATGAACGATGCACAGGAGATGGATCGTGCTCTGGCAACATGAAGTGCTGCAGCAATGGCTGTGGTCATGCCTGCAAACCTCCTGTCTTTTAAGTGAGTATAGTCCTActtcttacttttctattgttgtgatgagGCACAATGTCCTaggaaacttataaaagaagATTTATTGGGGGTTTACAATTTCAGAGAGTGAGTCCATGACTTTCATGGTGGAAAGCAGGGCAGCAGACAGGTATGCACGGGACTGGAGCATTGATGGCAGGCTTACATCTTCAGAAGCAATCCTGAGGAAGAGAGTGAGATAACTGGGAAGGATGTGAGTCTCTGAAACCTCCCAGCCTGTGCCCTGAGATacaattcctccaacaaatcCATACCTCCCAACATATATTTCCAAAGTGCCAAAACCTGTGAACctattattcaaatatataaagctACAAGGGCCATTATTTTCCGTACTACAACATCCTGTCATGGTATGTCCAAGGGACTGGGTCAGTTTCCAGGGGACTTTCCTTGGACAGCCCCATGGTCTTTGTCCACTAGCTGCACACAAGAGTCTGGATGTGTGCAAGAGAAAGGAactggaagaagaaggaaggaggacacCAGGTTACATGATCTGTATCCTCTACACTGCAAAGACGGTTCCACCATGACTAAAGTGACACAAGCCACCACAACTTAGATCCACATGGTCATAAACTGGGACTCCTCACTCTTTTCCACCCCAGCCAAAGAGGGTTGACTCTCTGAGGAAAACAAGTGTTCTTGGGAGGGAGAAGTCAATGAGATTAATGGCAACACTTATTTACTGAACACCTTCAAGTCAGGCAGGCATGTGTTACAATGGAGATTCAAAGGTCAATATAACTAGACTGTGGAAACAGTTTGTGTGTCAGTGTGAACTCTGCACAACTTTCTAGTAAGTTCTAACAGTGGTGACTAGCTTTGCCTGGGAAGAATTCAGAGTGGAGTTCAACTAGGAGAAGCTGAAGTTAGGACACGCAAAGCCTAGCAGACAAGGGAGGCAGGATCAGACGGTGGGAGAAATGTGGGCCTCCTTGAACATTTGGAGCATGATTAAAACAGAAAGCTCTGGTGTCTAGGTGGGAGACTCTACAAGAAGCCTACATCCAATCAGCAATGAACTAGCCAGCTGAAAGTGAGGGCTGAACAACTCAAGGTTTATAAACCGAGGAACTGTCATGATCAAATCTATATTGTAAATGTCTTACAGCCATGTGGAAGATGGATCTTTATAAGCAGGACTGATGGCTAGCCCCAGAAGATTTTTTTGAACCTACAGACCCCATGCTTGGCTCCTCCTTAGACCTAGAATTGCATCCTTGGAAGAGGAAGATCTATACTGTGGTGACAGCTTCCTAACGTGTTTGTGTCTAAAATAAACTATCCTTAGCATCCTTCCTGTTGAAGAGTTCTTATTTGTGTATCATATTGACTATTTTATTCACAAGAGCCATCCCTGCAGCCTCCAGAGGGTCCATAAACACAGACAGAGCCCTTAGAATCTCAGTACATTGTAGACAAGGTCCTCCCAAGTAATTCCTCTTCCCCTGCCATGTCTGTATTTACAGACAAGACAGAGGCCACGAGAATATATTCTGGGGGCAGAAGTAAGTCTTATCAAGCAATCAAAATGAACTGAGCATGTTTCACAGAGCAGGCCTGCTGGAGCTGCATTTATTTACTAGGTTATGACGCAGGAGCAGCAGGAAGGGCCCGGTAACTCTATATTCTGAGGCAATACAACATCCTGAAGGATTAGATAGCTAAATCAGGAGTACAATAATGACCTTTGGGGTATTGGTTCTTTTTAGCTTGAGTTAAGAGGCTAGGGAACTAGACCTGTGCGCTCTTTTGAGCATAAAGTAAGAGCCTGGAGAGTTGGATCAGGGGTTAATACTtcatgctgctcttccagacgacctgagttcagttcctagcatccatatcGGATGGCTTAGAACTTCCcttaaccccagctccaggaggATCTGATACCTGTAACCTCCTGAGTCACCTGCCCCCATGTGCACCTTTTACCACCCCAACACAATACAtctacttaaaataatttttcaaacttTTAAGAAGCATGAATTAGAAACACCAGTTCCTGTGTGCATTGGGAATTAGAACTTAACTAAAATATCTTTAGCAATTTGGGGCCAGTTTCACCAGTTCAGCACTAGTGTCTGGGGTGCTTAGGCCTTCCCCTGACCTTACTGGATGGCATGCAAGTCCCGTCCAGGTTTGATTGTCTGGTTCTCTCAGCGTTGTTTAGGGCTTATGGAGGATTTGTGTAAAGGATcagtgataaaaagaaaaaagaaaagagaaagcaaccCTACTTTCCAGGGTAGAATCTCACCAGGAAACTTTTAGTGTCTGCTATCTTTCCTAGATCCCTTAACATTGCTGAAGTTTGGTGTCCTCTGTCTGACTCTATCAGAAAACTTCTCCTCTGCCTCACATGTCTTACCTTATAACTTAGTGGCCTATGTCTCCTTCTATGTAGTTCCCCCTAGAATATTTGTTCTACGTCTTGTTCTCTCTGATTCACTAGGCCCGTTTCCTCCAGAAGTCTTGCTAAATGGCAGTTCTGACTCCCAAGTGTCTTGTAGTTTCATCCTTTCTGAGTCCATATTTTCTCCTGAGGGCTCCTCTCCTGTGTGTCTTCAGATGATTTTGTATGGAATCAGGTGGGACATCCCACCCAAAAGAATAGGATATCCCATCATAGGAAGGACTATTGTCTTCTGGGCTCATCTAATCTCAACTTGTCAACCACATATAGTCCAGTCAGTGactctgtttctcagcctctctgaaCCTCTTTCTGTTTGGGTTCAACCAGACAAACAAGCTGGATATACATTAAGAAAGCTTAGAGTTGGTTCCTGTGGTTGGGGCTTGCCTTGCCAGCTGCAAAGCTGGGCAGACAGCCAGCAGGCCAGGTCAGAATCCCCAGGCAAGAACACCTCCACCAGGGCAGCCACGGCTCCACTCCTCAAGCATCTCCAGTGACTCAGTCTCCCCACCCCAGCTTGTCTAAGCTGGTTTTTCTTAAGGTTTTGAACTCAAAATGACAGCAACATCTAATTAAGCATTTGAATGCTAgcagggcagtggtagcacacacctttaatcccagcacttggaaggcagaggcaggcagaattctgagttcgaggccagcttggtctacagagtgagttccggggaagccaggactacacagagaaatcctgtctcaaaaaacaaacaaacaaaaacccattcGAATGGTAGACTGTAACATAActgagttgacacacaaaactgaaTACCACAGTGCCCTTGACTGAGTGTATCCCTTCTTCAATAGCCTTCACCCTTGGGTGCTATATTAGCTTAACTTCAGTGTTGGGGAATGGGGACGTGGGAAATGGAAGAAGTTCTTAGAGATGGTAGACCAGCCTCCATCTATCATACGCCTCTCTAGTAATAGTCCATCATTCTGACACCACACAGGACTGGTTCTGTTGGTTTCTTCCAGCAGCAATCTTCCTGAGACAATGTGGGTCAAGAGAGAGCAGAGCATAATCCAAAAGCCTTCCTTCAGTCTAGTGTCTCTCTGTGGTCTGAATCCCCTTCTGCAGTAAGTCAAACATCTACTCCCTTGCAAACACAATACACCAGACTTTCTCCTCAAGGGTCTTACCATCATTTTGTTTACTGCAAAAGGTTTCAGAgatacccaaagaagctaagagaCACCTCATGGATCAAAGAAAGACAAGACCATCAATCGGGTTTTCAGGCAGACCTCAAAGTGCTCAAAACTAGCTTCCAAGAATGAAAAGAGCAGTTCCATGGTGGCCGGAGAGTTTTTCTCTATTATAAAGCCCCTCCTAAGGGGGATGTGCTCACTGCTTGGCTTGTTTGTAACAAACTTCTGggcccagcacatgggaggcttaAGGATCACAAGTCTGGCTATGTAGCAAACTTTCAttccccaaaataaaaaatatctggGCATGGTGCTGTTGGaatttccaaccccaataagcaCATATAAAAAATACACAATCcagttattataattataagGTATATGCCTAGATTGGACAAATATAACACTATAAtaacttattccccagctataagATCCCTTGCTACTCgcagtttctcctggccacgtggGTTTGACCCATCAtgacttcctctttctcttctacagtcctctctccttcccctcttggCCTCTCCTCCTCACCACCTGACCCCACTCTCAAACCTcccatcccacccctcccctccactgcccaatcataGGTTCTAgactttattgaccagttaaatgGGGAGAAGGTTAATATGAGATCACCTGAGTACATTATGACTGCTCATTGGGGCAATCCCTCTTGGgggagcagaattagcatcagaATTCAAACAGCATCAGGACAACCCACAACACTATGGTGACCCATGCCATTAgagccagcacatgggaggcagtggcagacagatctctgtgagttcaaagtcagcctggtcttcagagtgagttctaggtcaggtAAGaccacacagagaacccctgtctaaaaaacaaaacaagcaaacaaaaaccctaaataaatatacataaataaataaacaaatgaatacacaaatatagtaaataaataattagtttGTAAGTGAGCTAAACAAACACTGCTGTTTTACTGTGTTCTCTTTTTCCTGCTATTTCCTTTTCCATTGCTAGTTCTCAGTAATAGTTGTTAGGACTTTAATTTTCTCATAACTTAACCTTGCAGGCAGGTCTGTGTAAACCCAACATCCCTTTGCCCCAGTGGACTAAGGAAAGAATGGGTAGCATTCGGTTTGCTCATTCTTTCCTCCTGCTGCTAGGAGTTTCCATCTCACACTGGTGAGTCTATCCCTGTCCTTATCCTAACATGCATATCTTGAACATCTCTAAGGGTGGTCCAAGAACAAGGCCAAGCTCATGTCATCCAACATGGCCTCTAGGTGCATCTGCTTACTGCCAAGCAATCTGTGGCTTGTGCCTATCAATTTCTTTCCAGATGCTCCCAAACATGCAAGGCTCTCTGAGGACCACAATGACACTCATCCTCATCAAGAGATGAGAATTGTTCTGTTTGTCACTGTGTTCTGGGAAGGAAGGGCTTAAGAGAGACAATATTCCTGTCTCCAAGAGAGTTCTGGAACCCTGGCGGTGTTGGGCTATGGAACATAGCGAACTGCTTCCCAAAACTCTCTTTTGTCTGTCTCTAACCTGGGCAGGGCACGTTGTACTTTCCCCACAGCCTTAGCCAGGTCATGCAAATATAGCAGTCAGGTGGCTCTGCCAAGTACCCTGTGGGCTTGAGTGAGTTCAGAGCAACAGCGAACAGACTCAccctgagaagaaagaaaaagctttaaAGATGAGCAGAGCCCAGCAATGGCACCTTGCTGCAAAGGGGGAGGAGGCAGATCAAGAGGAGTCTGCACCCTGGGTTGTCCTGGCCTCCGTGGATTAAGTCTGTAAAGCCAtggaataaaacaacaacaacaaatcctgaaagtAACTTTTCCTTCAACACCGTGAAAGATGGAAAGTTCTGGAACTCAAGCTGCTACTGAATTCTCTACCCAGAACCCTGTAAGCCCCTGGCCAATATATACCCAGCCCAAGCATCAAGCCATGTAATTGGAAACAATGGATACCAGCTGGGAATTTcgatttattataaattatatacacaGTCAAAATTAACTGAGTTACTTTGTAGAGAATTTACTGTCAAAACCCTGTGAATGAAGTTAGGGGAGGAAGAGTATAAGAGACCTCTTTATATTGTCTTCAAGTAACTCTCCTGTAAATCTAAAAATTATTACAGGCAAAGCTTTCCACAAACATAGCTAGGCAGGGCAGGTTTACCCCAGGGTTACTCCTCAGTGGTAATAAAGCCAAATCCCATGAGCTATCACATGGGTTAAGTAGTTACACATGGAAGAGTTGAGTCTAGCCTCTTGCATTTTGATCTTGGGTAGCCCCATCAAGTTGAACGTATTACCTAAAGTTCAAACCTCTTAATAAGTAGGCATGTGGCTTGGTGGTAGTGTACTTACCTACTAtggacaaggccctgggttcaaagcACTGTGCAGGCGAGGGGGAGTCATTGTTTCTCCCTTAGGAGCTTGCTGTCTGTTAAGTGGAAATCCTAAGAACGTTAAATGTTATCGGGTCTATCGAAACCTAAGATCCTAATGCTGAAGATGCCCCATGCCTGGGCTGTAAGACGCTGAAAGAGCAGGCTGAACTTCAGATAGAAGTTTCCTTTCTGCTCACAACCTTCCAAGGAACTAGACTAGGGTGCTACGCAATCTGTTGGGAAAGAAGAGTCACCAATAGCCCCATCCAGCTTGGACCCCAGGAACTACAACAGGAGCATGACTGTCATGGTGACAACCAACAAGCTTTCTGATTGGATCTGAGAGGAGACTCATGGCTGGCACTGTAAATCTGATCAAGAAGGCATGGCTGAGGTGTCATAATCCCTAGTGGGTTTCTACAAAAGCATGAAGgccaaataatttatttaataaaaacaaataaaattatatagttaaaacaaccaaaataacaaaatctaATACTGGAAAAGATATTTTTCTGTGGTTAAATGCAGACATTACATTTGGTAATTGAAAAGTTTGTGTGCTTGTACAGAAATTGGAAATCTGTGTCCACTGCGATGTGTCAACAGGTAATGATGCTTGCTGCCAATGGTGatgagctgagttcaatccctgaaatACACACAATGGAACGTGGAAACTAACTTTGCAAGCTGTccttgacctccacatacacactgtgAGATACCCACATCCATAAACACATGGcacacaaccacctataactacaGCTCTAGTGAGCCTAACACCCCGTTCAGGTCTTGAAAAGTgccaacacacatgtgcacatacacatacatatacacagaaataaaaatcaatcttttaaaataatttggttGACTGAGTCAAATGCAGCATCTCAAATTCAAGATAAAACAACCATCCCCAaaagagtgggggggggagggggagggagagagggggagggagagcctTTGTTGTAAAGAATGATTTGTTGTATATCTACTATCCATTCGAAAATGAATCTTCAGAGTTTGTGTTTCTAAGTTCCGGATATTTGCGCAATGTCATCTCACAGACTGTAGATGAGAACATCCTTTGGGCGGGCTCTGTTACATCACATGCCAATGAGTgtcttaggagttctctgttctCCCATCATCCTGTTTGTGAAACCTGGGAGATTTCCTACAACAATGCTCACATTTCCTAGAAGAACTTGCAGAACTCAGAAAAGCCATTGTATCCATGCCTTTTATGGCTTTTACTTTTAGCTGCAACTGGCAAGTCATAAAAATTGGCAAAGAGAAGTGCCTAGGCAAAGGGCCAGAAGGCTCAAGACACAGAGAACCTAGTTGCCCTTGCCCTTCAGAGTCACGAGGGCAGATTTTGCTTTTCCCACTGGCAGGGTGTGGTGATGCCCATGAAGTACTGCCAGCCAGGGATGCTCACCCCGTCAGACTCCATTCTCAGCAAGCAGGGATGTCTGCCTATCCCTTAGACTCACCTGGAAGTTTTTAAAGAACCCCAGTGCCCATTCTCTTCATTAAACCAGACTCTCTGGATGTCTCCAGCTGTGTGATATGCTCAACGAGATAAATTCACATAGTTACAAATGATAGTGTGCATTTACAATTTGCAGCAGCTGCCAGCACTGTCTGATACAGaacaattccacaacaaaaacaaaacaaaacaaaacaaaaaacctccataAGTATTTAGGAAGACATAaatgttcttttccttcctttgctcTTGGCAACCAACTTCATTGCTGCCATACTGAAGCACCTTCCTACTCTGGGCACTTCACATAATGGAGTCAAATAACATCTAGTCTTCTAAGTGTGGCATTTCCCAGTGTTTTCATAGTTCATCTGTGTCTACCACATCTAGCAAAACCTGACTCTTTGTAGGGGGAAAAATAACGTCCATTGTATGTTTGTGCCATATGGAGTCTGCAATTTCATTGGTTGGTGGGCACTTGAGCCAATTCCCACCTTGTAAATTTTACAAAATACTCTCACCGATGTTCATGCAGCAAATTTGGTCTGGACGTGTTTTCAACTTAGCTGCTCCATTATATCACAACTCTGTCTTCTTTCTGAAGAGTCTCCAAAAGTTTCCCATCGGCAGTGGATGAGGCTCCTAGTTTCTTCACAGTTGGAATTAAATTTGTGGCTTGCCTAGCTTTGGTTTTTAATTAACTGCTTAACTGTGTAGCACAtaagtggaggtcagaagaaaacttcagcagttggttctctcctcctcccatgTGGAGgctaaggactgaactcaggtggtcaggtttggtggcaaccATCTTTACCCATCAAAGCATCTGACCAGCCTGGTACCTAACCAGCCTGGTACTCAGAGCCTAaatctaggcaagcactctgccactgaggaGTAGGACTGGTctcttgggttttttggtttttggttttaggactttttgttgttgctgttgttttacttctttttcattcattagtttattt
This window encodes:
- the Wfdc18 gene encoding WAP four-disulfide core domain protein 18 precursor, producing MKTATVFVLVALIFMTMTTAWALSNPKEKPGACPKPPPRSFGTCDERCTGDGSCSGNMKCCSNGCGHACKPPVF